One Prevotella intermedia ATCC 25611 = DSM 20706 DNA window includes the following coding sequences:
- a CDS encoding substrate-binding domain-containing protein, producing MGDRIRIKDIAARAGVSVGTVDRVLHKRPNVSKSALEKVEKVLKEINYQPNVYASALAYNKSYTLYCILPKHTSEAYWQEIEIGAIKAVEFRRDFHLNIKLRHFSRLQPESYLETCQRCLDEKPDGVILVPTTLEATKVFADELHKCNIPFVLLDSYMPDLNPLSFYGQDSFQSGYFAAKMLMLIAQKEKSIMLMRQTFEGKITSRQQENREVGFRNYMEKFYPKVEIKVLDLPMGKNKATYNAMLEDFFTANPDVHHCFTINSKAYIVGDFILETNRKNVQIMGYDMVPRNAECMRKGSISFLIAQHAYQQGFSSVDTLFQKIVLKKDVRPINYMSIELLSKENMDFYHRTRI from the coding sequence ATGGGTGATAGAATAAGAATAAAAGATATAGCTGCAAGGGCGGGCGTGAGCGTTGGTACTGTGGATAGAGTTCTGCACAAACGCCCTAATGTTTCTAAGTCTGCATTGGAGAAAGTAGAGAAGGTTTTGAAGGAAATAAACTACCAACCCAATGTTTACGCAAGCGCATTGGCATACAACAAGAGCTATACTTTATATTGCATATTGCCCAAACACACGAGCGAAGCCTATTGGCAAGAGATTGAAATAGGAGCAATAAAGGCCGTTGAATTCAGACGCGACTTTCATTTGAACATAAAGTTAAGGCATTTTAGCCGCCTCCAACCAGAATCGTACTTGGAAACTTGCCAAAGATGTTTGGACGAAAAGCCCGATGGAGTTATATTGGTTCCAACAACGTTAGAGGCTACAAAGGTCTTTGCCGACGAACTCCACAAGTGCAATATCCCGTTTGTATTGTTAGATTCGTATATGCCCGACTTGAACCCACTGTCGTTTTATGGACAGGATTCGTTTCAAAGTGGCTATTTTGCTGCAAAGATGCTGATGCTGATTGCACAAAAAGAAAAGTCGATAATGTTGATGAGGCAAACCTTTGAAGGGAAAATTACGAGCCGACAGCAGGAGAACCGCGAGGTGGGATTTCGCAATTATATGGAAAAGTTCTATCCGAAAGTTGAAATAAAGGTACTGGATTTGCCTATGGGTAAAAACAAGGCAACCTACAATGCGATGTTGGAAGACTTTTTCACTGCCAATCCTGATGTTCATCATTGTTTCACCATCAATTCAAAGGCATACATTGTAGGCGATTTCATTTTAGAAACAAACCGAAAAAACGTGCAGATTATGGGCTACGATATGGTTCCCCGAAACGCAGAATGTATGCGAAAAGGCAGTATTTCCTTCCTTATCGCACAGCACGCTTACCAACAAGGCTTTTCAAGTGTGGATACATTGTTTCAGAAGATTGTCTTAAAGAAAGACGTTCGTCCTATCAACTATATGTCGATAGAACTTTTATCGAAAGAAAATATGGACTTCTATCATCGCACGCGAATTTAG